From Nocardia sp. NBC_00416:
GGACCGCTCCCGCTGACGAGCACGACTGTCGGCACCGGGCCGGTGGCATCCGCCGGAAGCGTCAGGGTGCCGGCGACGGTGATATTGCCGCTCGGATACGAAACATCCTCGGACACATAGGGATACGGAGGCACGGGTTGCTGCGGCCGAGCCGGCGGCGCAACAGGCTCCCGGTTCAGGGTCAGTCCGAAAGTGTGCCCGGACTGGCGGAAATCACCCACGATGGCGCCCGCGGATTCGTCGAGCCGGCCCGCGAACCTGGCCTCGCCCGGTACATCCGGGACCCCGAACTCCACCCGCCGGGGTTCGGCCACGACATCGGCCAGCGCGCGTCTGTCCACCCGCTCGGCGGGGATATCGATGACCCCGCTGCGGTGTCCGGTGAAATCCACCGCGACCACCACCGGCGCTCCGGGCACCTCGATGGCGCCGTGCCACTGCCCGCGCACCGTATCGTCGACCGCGCCGTCCGCGCAGCCGATGACCGACGCAACGACCGTCGAAAGAACCGCAACCAGCAACACTCCCCTGCCATGGTGCATGGTCAGACTGTATCCCCGGACCCCGATCCCGCCCGGCCGCAGCACCGTTCCGGCGCCGAGTTTTGCAAGATCTCCAAAGGTCGCGGCCCCACCGTTGCGCACCCGAACCGCATGCGCCGCAGACACAAGTCCCCACCCGCCCCGCCGCACCCGACGCAATCCCAACACAGTCGGGACCCGCCCCGGTTCCGGAGCAACAGAGCGAAGGAGCCCAGCCACCCACCACCAGAAACGACGACCCACAACCACCTCTCCGGACGGTCACCATCCCGTCGTCGGGGCCCGCCCCGGTTCTGGAGCGACGAAGCGAAGGAGCGCAGCGACTGAGCGTAGGAGTGAAGAACCGGGGTTGACAAGGGCCCCGACCCGCGACGCCGCAGGCGGCGCAAATAAACACAGACCTTCCCGAGCAACCCCACACCTTCACCTTCACAGCCCGGCAGGCTTCCTCACCTTCACATCACACGCCCCACCCCAGCGATGCCCGACACCCCTGGTCGGGGCCCGCCCGGTTCTGCAGCGACCGAGCGACGGAGTGAGGAACCGGGGTCACGAGCGCCCCGAACGCAGCGCCGCAAGCGATGCCAACACAGTCGAAGCACCCCCGGTTCCAGAGCGACGAAGCGAAGCAGCCCAGCCACCCACCACCAGAAGCGACAACCCACAACCACCACTCCGGACGGTCACCATTCCATGGTCGGGGCCCGCCCCGGTTCTGGAGCGACAGAGCGAAGGAGCGCAGCGACTGAGCGGCGGAGTGAAGAACCGGGGTTGACGAGGGCCTCGACCCGCCCCGCCGAAGGCGGGGCAATAGATACTGCTCAGCCGAAGAAGGCGCGGGCTTCGTCGTAGCGATCGGCCGGGACCCGTTTGAGCTGTTTGGTCGCCTCGTGTAGGGGTACCAGTCCGATCTCGGTGCCGCGTAACGCCACCATCTGGCCGAAGTGCCCGGCGTGCACCGCTTCGGCGGCGTGCAGGCCGAATCGTGTCGCCAGGACCCGGTCGTACGGGGAGGGGCTGCCGCCGCGCTGGACGTGTCCGAGCACGGTGGTGCGGACCTCTTTGCCGATCCGGCGCTCGATCTCCATGCCGAGCTGCTGCGCGACACCGGTGAACCGTTCGTGCCCGAATTCGTCGACCCCGCCTTCACGCAGGGTGAACCCGGATTCAGGGGCGGGATGCGACCCTTCGGCGACTACGCAGATGAAATGTTTGTCGCCGCGTTGGAAGCGGCTCTTGATCAGCGCGCAGACCTCTGTGACGTCGAAGGGCTGTTCCGGTACCAGGGTCAGATGCGCGCCCGCCGCCATCCCGGCGTGGACGGCGATCCACCCGGCGTGCCGGCCCATGACTTCGATGAGCATCACTCGCTGGTGGGATTCCGCGGTGGTGTGCAGCCGGTCGATGGCCTCGGTGGCGATGGACAGCGCGGTGTCGTGTCCGAAGGTGACATCGGTGCAATCGATATCGTTGTCGATCGTCTTCGGGACGCCGACGACCGGAACGCCTTCCTCGGACAGCCAGCTGGCGGCCGTCAGCGTGCCCTCGCCGCCGATCGGGATGAGCGCCTCGATGCCGTTGTCGTCCAGGGTCTGCCGGATGCGCCCGAGTCCCGCGCGCAATACATCCGGGTTGGTGCGCGCCGTGCCGAGCATTGTGCCGCCCTTGGCCAGCAGGCGATCGGTGCGGTCGTCGTTCTGGATCCGGACCTTGCGGTCTTCGAGTAATCCGCGCCAACCGTCTTCGAAGCCGACGATCGCGTCACCGTAGCGGCCGTTCGCAGTGCGAACGACGGCACGGATCACCGCGTTCAGTCCCGGGCAGTCCCCACCTCCGGTCAGGATTCCGATGCGCATGGCGCCCATCTTGCCCGCTTCGGGGCGGCTGCGCCGCTTCGGGCCCGTGAATGTCCGGTAACGCCGCGCGGGCGCGCCGCCGCTCCCGTGTCAGGCCGGGCAGGAACCGCCGGTGAACTCGCCCAGGTGCCGTTCGATCAGACCGGCCATCTCGTCGAGGAGGTTCATTCCGTCGGAGAAGGTGCCCGAATCCGGTTGCGCGGCAAGCGCGATCGCGACGGCGCCGCCGTTGGCCGGGACGAGCCCGAATTGGCGGACCAGATAGGCGCCGTCGGCGTTGGGACCCCAGCCGCCCTTGAACTCGGCGGCCTCGAATACCGACCCCAGACCCCACTGCTGATTCGCGCTCACCGAGCCCATCAGATCGACGACCTTGTCCGATCCCGGGATGCAAGGCAGTTTGGAGGCGAACCGCACCTGGTCGGCGAGCGACCATTCGGATTGGCCGAACGACGAATATTCGGACCGGCTGGGTTTCTCCTGGACCACGGTCGCGTTGTCGCCGCCTTCGCGCAGCACGGCCTGTACCGACAGGGCGGCTTCGCGCGGGGTGCCGAGCGAGGACCACAGGCTGTCCGCGGCGGAGTTGTCGGAGGCGGTGATGGCCGCCGACGTGGCGTAGGTCTGCCCGCCCGGGTTCTTCCGTTCGGCGGCCATGACCAGCGGAACCTTCATGGTCGACCAGGCGGGGCCGGTGGTCCAGTCTCCCAGGCCGACGAGTTGGTCACCGCCGACCGGCATGATCGCCAGACCGAGTTCGGACTTCTCGGACTGCTCCAGGACGGCGAAATCGGCGGCGAGGGTGCCGGGTATGGTGATCGACACCTGGCCGTCGGGCGCTTCGGCCGCCGCCTGGGTGATCGAGGTGGACAGCGGACGTTTTCCGGTGTCGGATCCGCAACCCGCGACCAGCGCCGCCACGAGTAGGCAGCCGGTGACCGCGAACAAGCGACGGAGCAGTGAGAGTTCCCGTTTCTTATCGGTCGACACTTCTCTCCGCATGGTTTTTGTGATCTCCCACAGTCCCGCTGATTCGTACCCGGTCGGAAAACCGTACTCCACGGCGACACTAGCCCGGCCCGGATCCGACCGCGAAATATGCGGCCGGAGTGCCGGTTACCCGCTGGTCAGCAGGTCAGTAGATATAGACGACAGCATTGTTGCCGCCCCGGCAGGTGACCACCTCGCCGGCGGCGACGCATTCGAGGGTGTAGGCCTGCCCGGTGACGGGGCTGACGGCCTCGACGGAGACCGGCTCTCCGTCCGCTGATCCGGCCGCGGGGTCGAGGTAGGCCTGCCGGACGGCTTCGGCGAATTCGCAACTCGTCACCCCGGTACCGGTTGCCGCCGAACCGTATTGGGCGGCGCCCTGGGTGGACGCGGAGCAGGGTTGCGCGTCGGCGGGCAGGTCGGGGCGGCCGGCGGTGGTCGTGGCGGAGGTGGTGGTGGTGGACGTCGTGGAGGTCGCGGACCGGGAGGACGTGGCCGTCGGCGATCCGGTCTGTGTGGCGGCCTGAGCGGCGGCCGGGCGAGTGGTGCCGGCGGCGCTGCTGGGCGCCGGATCGCCGGAACCGAGGAACCCGATACCGAGTACGGCGGCGATCACGACCACGGCGAAGACCCCGACGCCGGTCAGAATCGGCACGACCCTGGAGCGTTCGCCTCGGGGTGTGTTGTCGCGCTCGCGCCTGTTCGCGGCGTAACTGTCGCGGTATCCGGCCTCGTAGGCGGCGGCATACGGGTCTTCCGGCGGGGGTGGCGCCGCGGCGGGGGCCGGGTCTTCGGGGTGGTAACCGTATTCGTAGCGGCCGCCGACGCCGGGTGGGGTCGGGCTCGGGTCGTGGTAGCGCCCGGCGGGCTCGGCGTGGTCCTCGGGATTCGGCGGATATTGCTCGGCCGGCCGATAGGCGCGGGTCGGCTCCTCCGCGGAGTAGGCGGCCGCCGGGGGCGTCTCGTCCACCGGCTGGAAGACCCGGGTGGTCTCGTCGTCCCCCGGTAGCGGGTACCCGGCCTCACCGTAGATCCGGGTTGCCTGGTCGTGCGGGTAGAAATCCGCGACGGGCATTCCGCCGGTCGCCGGCCCCGAGTCGGGCAGTTGCGCCGGATCGGCGTCCGGGTGCAACTGCTGGTTCTGGTAGAGATGCGCGTCCGGGAACGGCCGGATACCGGAGGAGGGAACCTCGGGCGCCTCCGGTTCGTCCGGCGTGAACGGCGTGAACTCGAACTCGTGGGCGCGGACCGAGGTGGGGTCGCCGGGGATGATCGCGGGCAGCATGGTGGTGGGGTCCGCTGCGTCCTCGTCGCGCGGCAGCCGGACGACCAGCGTGGGTATACCGCCGGTCGGGGGCGCGGAAGGACTCGGCACCCCGGAGGTAGCGGCAGGTTCGCCAGGTGCGCTGCCGGGGTGTGGTGGACGCGCCGGGGAGTTCAGCGCGGCGCGGGCGGCGACAGCTAGGTCGCCCGCGGTAGCGAAACGATCATGCGGATCCTTGGCCATGCCACATGCGATCACATCGTCGAGGGCGGCCGGTAATCCGGTTCGCTGCACGCTTGCTCGCGGTGGCGGCTCGGCCAGATGGGACCGGATCAGCACACCCATGCTGCTCGCCGGGAACGGCGTCGCGCCGGTGAGGCATTCGTGCAGCACACAGGCGAGCGAGTAGATATCGGCGCGCGGGGTGACCGGGCCGCTGTCGAAGCGCTCCGGCGCCATGTACGTGTACGAACCGATCGCCACACCGGCCTGGGTCATCTCGGTATCGCTCTCGTGCCGGGCGATGCCGAAATCGGCGAGATAGGCGAAATCAGCGGAGGTGACGAGGATGTTCGCCGGTTTCACATCGCGGTGCACGAGACCGCCGTCGTGCGCGGCGTCCAGCGCGGCGGCGATCTGCTCGATCACCTCGACCGCGCGCTGCGGGCCCAGCGCACCCTCGGCCTGCAGAATCGCTCGCAGATCGCGGCCCTGCACCAGGCGCATATCGATGAACAGCCGACCATCGATGACACCCCAGTCGTGGATGGGGATGATATGGGGTTCGGCCAGCCGGGCCGCGACCTGCGATTCCCGGCGGAACCGGATCTGGTACTCGGGGTCGTCGGCGAGCGCGTCGGACAACAGTTTGAGCGCGACCATCCGCTCCTTGACCGTGTCGTAGGCCTCGTAGACCTCCCCCATTCCGCCTTGACCCAGCAGCGAAAGCAGCTCATAGGGACCGAACCATCTACCGACTCCGGAGCCAGGCGCCTGCACCCGTCCATCCTCTCCACGTCACGGGCGCCGTCTCACCTGGGCGCGGATCGCACCCGGGCTGCCCGTCAAACCTTGGATTGTCCAGGGGAGACCACACCGTGGTCAAACGCGTAGACGATGGCCGCGGCGCGGTCGCGCACGCCCAGCTTGGTGAAGATATGACCCACATGGGATTTCACCGTCACCTCGGAGATTCCGAGGGCGTGGGCTATCTCACTGTTGGCCGAACCGCGGCCGATGAGCGCCAGGACCTCGTGTTCCCGGGAGGTCAGATCGAGGACCACCGCCGGTGCGGCGGGGGCGGCCGCCGTACTGCGATAGGTGGACAGCACCCGGCCGGTCACGGAGGGATCGAGCCATGCGCCGCCGGCGGCGACGGTGCGAACGGCGCGGATCAGATCCTCGGCCGGGGAATCCTTGAGCAGGAATCCGGCCGCCCCGGCGCGCAGCGCACCGGACAGCAGTTGGTCGTCGTCGAAGGTGGTGAGGACGAGGACGGGCGGCTCCGGCGCGCGGGCCCGCAGCAGTCGGGTGGCCTCGATTCCGCCGACCCGTTTCATCCGCAGATCCATCAGGACGATATCGGGGGCCTGCGCGGCGACCGCGGCGAGCACTTCGTCGCCGTCGGCGCATTCGCTGATCCGGAAACCGTCCCGGCGGCGCAGGATGCGCCGCAGCCCGCCGCGGACGAGTTCCTGATCGTCGACGATCAGCACCTCCAGCGCGTCGGGGTCGGTTTCGGTGGCCCTGGTCATCGTTGCTCCTGTGCGCTCGCGGGCGCGTCCGCCCGATATCTCGCGACCTGCTGTCCGGTCATCACGACCCCTTCCCTGCGTGGTCCCGGCGGCGAGGCACCCGGCCGATTCGCGCGGAAGTACCCCTCATGTGGCCGGCCGCGGTTCGTCCCCGCGCCCGGACCGGGCGTCGTGCATGCCCATCAGGTCCGACAGCGGACAGTGGAAACCGGCCGCCGCGGCGTCGGAGTCGACGCCGGCCGGACGGTCGTGCAGCGGGAACTCGGCCCGCACGATCCAGCCGTCCGCGTCCGGCCCGATCCGGATACGGCCGCCGAGGCCGTCGGCGCGCTGCCGCATACCCGCGACCCCGGTCCCCGGCCCGAGCTGCGGGGGCAGGCCGCGGGGAATCGAATTGCGCACCCGTACGACCGCGGCGCCGGCGGCCACGTCCACACTCAGTTCGACATCCGCGCCCGGGGCGTGTTTGGCGATATTGGCCAGGGATTCCTGGCCGATGCGATAGAGCGCGAGCCCGACCGCCGCCGAGACGATACTCAGGTCGCCGGTGAAACGCCGGGTCACCAGGAGGCCGGCGTTGACGAAGTCGTCGACCAGCGCGGGGATATCACCGGCGCCCGGTTCCACCCCGGCCGCGGCAGGCGCCGAATCCAGCAGTCCGACCGTCCGCCGGATATCGGCCATGGCCTGGCGGCCCAGCCGTTCGGCGTCGACCAGCGCGTCCGCCGCCTCGTCCACGTCCCGGTCGCTGGTGAGAGCGTGCCGGGCGGCCGTCACGTGCAGCAGCGTCACGGTGAGCGAATGCGCGATGACATCGTGGACTTCGCGGGCGATCCGGTTCCGTTCCGCGGCCGCGGCCTGCGCGGCCCGGGCGTTCTGATTCTCGCGCTCCTGGTAGAGGAACAGCCGCTGATACTGCAGCATCACCCCCACCAGCCAGCCGAGCAGGATTCCCAGCGCGTACATCGGGACACCGGTGCGCAGGGAGTGGTCGCCCCACAGGCTCTGCCCGAGGAACGCGAAAACCAGCAGCTGGGTCACGGCCAGCAGGGCCAGCGGGATGCTCACCCGTTTGGGTGCGATCGCCGCGATCTCGGCGATCACCACCATCAGCGCGAAGGGGGCGAAATCGGAGTCCACCGGCTGCACGAAGAACAGGGCCGCGGCGACCATCGTGGCGGCGAACAGCGGCAGCGGTCGGGGCACGATTCCGAACAGCACGTAGGTCGGCACGGAGACGAACAGCAGCACCAGCGCGATCAGCGGTAGCGCGGTGGGGAAGTACTCGTGTCGCTGCAGGCAGGCGACCACGCCGATGACCAGGAAGGCCAGGTCGGTGAACACCACCACCTTCGGCGGGTAGTCGAACGGCAGTTCACGCAGTGGATGCGGAGCCCCGGGCAGCTTGCGCGCGGACCAGTCCCGCGTCCGTCGCCGGGTGCGCGCCCACCATCCCGGCACCGACCCGTCCCCGTGCGACGCCCGGCCCGGCCCGGACCGGGGCGTTTTCTCCGGGGCCCGGGCCCCGGGCGGTGCTACCCGCGAATCGGACCACGCGCCACTTTCCACCCGCCGCGTACGGTCCTCCGCGGCGCCGCCGAGTGTGAGGTGGCGCTCAGTCACCTGTCCAGGGTAAGCACCCCGGGCGCCGCCCGGCATCCTGCCGCGGCCGGTTCCCTGCTCCGACCACGGTAGGACAGATATTCACGCCCGCGGCACGACGTTCTACCGGCCGCGCGTTCGTAGCGTTGAACACGAACTCGCCGCACCGCCTCGGCCGACGAACACCAGGCCCCCTACCGGAAAGGGCTCGGATCATGTCTTGGAACGATCAGCACCTGCGCACCGAGATACTGCACACCGTTCTCGACCGCGCCGCCCACGACCCCGCTCGACCCGACCTCTTCGACGACATCCCGCACCTCGACCGATTGTTCGGCGGCCCCGACGGAGTACTTGCGGCGCTGCGTTATCGGTGGAACATTCATCTGGACGCCAAGCTGGAGCTCGACCCGGGCCGCTGCTGGACCGCCGCGGACGCCTATCTCGAACTGGCGGCCGAACAGCCCGTGCTGTGCGCGGTGCTCGACGCCCGGACGGCGTCGCCCGTGCCGGTGTCGTGAACCGCGCGGACCGAACGAATATCCGTGGAAGACGGGGGTGGCGATGACGCAGCCGGCCATGCTGGAACTCACCGACGTAGTGAAGGAATACCGAGTCGGCGACCAACCGGTGCGCGCACTCGACGGCATCGATCTGCGGCTGGGTACCGGGGAGTTCACCTCGGTGATCGGCCCGTCCGGGTCCGGCAAGAGCACCCTGCTGCACATGCTGGGCGCCCTGGACCGCCCCGATTCCGGCTCGATCCGTTTCCAGGGCGCCGAGATCGGCGATCTGGACGAGGAACGCCAGTCGGAGTTCCGGCGCCACCGGGTCGGATTCGTCTTCCAGTTCTTCAACCTGCTGCCCACGCTATCGGCCTGGGAGAACGTGGCGGTGCCGAAACTGCTGGACGGCACCGGGTTACGGAAGGCCAAGCCGCGGGCGCTGGAGCTGCTCGAACGGGTCGGCCTGGCGGCACGCGCCGACCACCGCCCGGCCGAACTGTCCGGCGGCCAGATGCAGCGGGTCGCGGTGGCCCGCTCGTTGATCATGAACCCGCCGCTCATCCTGGCCGACGAGCCGACCGGCAATCTGGATTCGAAAACCGGGTCCTCGATCCTCGAACTCCTCGCCGAAGTGGCGGAATCCGGGAACTCGGTGGTGATGGTGACCCATGATCGGGGCGCGGTGGACTACTGCGATCGAGTGGTCACACTCGGCGACGGACGCATCGGGTCCGACGAACGCACCGCGGCCGGGCGAACCGTCGACGCGTGAGCGGGCGGTCCGAATTCACAGCGGGGCGCTGGACCACCACTGTTGGATATCGCCGCGCGGCGCGGCGCCCCAGTGACGCACGAACAACAGCGAATTGCTGCGCGGTGAATCCACCCCCGACCCGAAACTGACCACCATGTTCGCGGTGGACCGGCCGCGGTCTCCGGGTTCTTCCCAGAAGTGCGCGGTATAGGGCTCACCGCTCTTCGCTCCGGCGACCGAATCGTGCGGCGGCAGACTCTCGAACACCTCGCGGGCGTCCTGCGCGTCCGGATAGGTGATGATCGTGTAGTCGAGCCGGGTGGTGTCCAGCGGCCGTTGCCGGCAATCCCAGATCGATTCCCAGGGACGAGCTTCCAACATATCGTCGAACACGGGCACCACATCGAGCACCGGGATCTGATCACCGGCTTCGTACAGGCTGCACATCGCGTCCTGATATCCGAACCCGTCCAGCTCCGATCCCTGAGGCAGCAGAGTGGGGAACAACCGCCGGGTCCGGTCGCCGGGTTCACCGCTGGGCGACCGGTCGGGACCGGATTCGCCCGGATCGGTGGTCCCGGTCGAGGTGCGCTCCAAGGTCGAGGTCCCGGGTGCGGCCGGGGCGTTGTCGGACGCGGACCCGTCGGTCCCCAAGATCACGAGCACACCCGCCAGGATCACGGCGAGGACGATCAACGGCACCAGAATCGCCACGGCGATCAACGGCGCGCGGCTGCGCCGCCGTACCGGCGCACCGGACTCGGGATGGTAGCCGTGATAACCGGGTCCGGCGAACCCGCCCGGCGGGGGTCCGTAACCGCCCCGGACCGCGGCACCGCGGTCGGCCTCCTGCTGTGGTGCGGCCTGAACGGGCAGACCTCCGGTGTGCTCGACGCCCGGCGCCACACCGGAACCGCCGGTCTGTTCCACGCCGGGACGGCCCACCGCGGCCGGCGGCGCGTGCACCACGGCCCGGCGCGCACCGGTGTGCTCGACCTCCCCGGGCCGGCCCTCGGCGCCGACCGGGGCGACGGATGAACTGCCGGTCTTGTCCATGGCGACCCCGGGCGCCGGGCTCCCGGGCGGAGTCGCCGACCCGGCGTGGGGCGCCACGGACCCGGAGTATCCGCTGTCGGGGAATAAGGGAGCCGTCCCCGCTCCCGCACCCTGCGGCGCGCCGGAACCGGCAGGCGCCGCCGGATATCCCGCCGCCGCACCGGGATACGCCGAACCCGGGCCGCTCGACTCGGTCGCCGGATAGTTCGGCGGCGGCGCGGTGAGCGCCTGGGCGGCGGCTGCCGCGAATTCGAGGCAGGTGCGGTACCGGTGCCCCGGATGTTTGGCCATCGCCTTGGCCAGCACCGGATCCAGCCCCGGCGGCAAGCCGGGTCGTTTCACGGCGAGCGGCGGCGGCGCGAGTTGCAGGTTGCCGTGGATGATGTCGGCGGGATTCGGCGAATCGAAAGGCGCCATACCGGTGAGCAGCCAGTACAGCGCGCACGCCAGCGAATACTGGTCCGAACGCCCGTCCATGTCGCCGCCGGTCATCTGCTCCGGAGAGGCGAAGGCGAGGGTCGCGGTGAACATTCCGGTCTGGGTCAGCCGGACCGTTTCCGCCCGTAATCGCGCCAATCCGAAATCGGTGAGGAAAACGCGTTCCCCCTGGCCGGGATTAGCGCGGGCGAGCAGAATATTCGACGGCTTCACATCACGGTGCAGAACACCCATACCGTGCGCGTAATCGAGCGCGTCGGCGACACCGTCGATGATCTGCACCGCCTTTTCCGGCGGCAGCGCGAGCGCGTTGACCGTACCGGCGTCGGCACCGTCGATGTACTGCATACACATCCACAGGTGATCGCCTTCGGCGCCGCGGTCGTACACCGTGACGATGCCGGGATGATCGAGCGCGGCCGCGAGATCGGCTTCCCGTTCGAACCGGGTACGGATGGCGGCGTCGGCGAAGAGTTCCGGTTTGAGCAGCTTCAATGCTGTCTGTTTCCCGAGCCGGGGATGGCGGGCCAGATATACGGCGCCCATTCCACCTTCGCCGAGCAATCGCTCGATGGTGAACCCGGCGAACACGTCACCGTTGTTGAGCAACACGACCCCCTTCAGGTGACCGACAGATTGGTGAGCCTACCGGGCAGAGGGCGCCGGTTCCGCCGTGACAACTCGAATCAGGGCACTTCATGGAAACTTGGCAGTCCGTTCAGCCGGGGGTGACCAAACCGGATTCATAGGCCAGCACCACGGCCTGCGCGCGATCGCGTAGATCCAATTTGGTGAAGACCTTCGAGACATGTGTTTTCACCGTCTGTTCGGCGATGAACAACGCCGTCGCGATTTCGGTATTCGACATACCGCGAGCGACGAGTTCCAGTATCTCGCGCTCGCGCGGGGTCAGCGACGACAGCGCCGGTGAAGGGGTGCGCCGCGCGGCGCGGCGCATGGTCACTTCCGCGATGAGCCGGCGGGTCACCGTCGGGGCGAGCAACGCCTCCCCCGCGGCGACCACCCGCACCGCGCGCACCAGTTCCTCGGCCGGGGCGTCCTTGAGCAGGAACCCGCTGGCGCCGAGCCCGAGCGCCTCGTACACGTAGTCGTCGATATCGAAGGTGGTGAGCATGAGCACCCGGGTCGGGGGGTCGAATCCGGCGGCGAGAATCGCGCGGGCCGCGTCCAGTCCGTTCATCTCCGGCATCCGCACATCCATCAGCACCACATCGGGCCGCAACCGCGCCGATTCGGCGACCGCCACTTTCCCGTTCGGCGCGTCGCCGACCACACTGATATCGGGTTGGGCGGCGAGCAATGCCCCGAATCCTTGCCGCACCATGGCCTGGTCGTCGGCGATCAACACGGTTATTGCCACGGCCCCAGCTTAATTCCCGATCGAATCGCACGTGTGCCGAGCGTCCGGCGGCGAAGGTTCCCGCCGGGATCGGTAGCGCCGGGGCCGGTACCGAAATCCCGGCGGCGGCGACGGAACCGGGACGGTCCGCTCAGATCACGGCCGAGTTCGCGCCGACCGGCAGCGGCATCGTGGCAGGTCCGAGCGGTAGGAGCGCGCGTACCCGGAAACCGCCGTCCGGGGTCGGCGTGGCGTCGAGGTGCCCGCCGACAGCGAGCGCCCGCGCCTGCATACCCGGAATACCGTGCCCGCCCGGTCCGGCGT
This genomic window contains:
- a CDS encoding response regulator transcription factor, with product MTRATETDPDALEVLIVDDQELVRGGLRRILRRRDGFRISECADGDEVLAAVAAQAPDIVLMDLRMKRVGGIEATRLLRARAPEPPVLVLTTFDDDQLLSGALRAGAAGFLLKDSPAEDLIRAVRTVAAGGAWLDPSVTGRVLSTYRSTAAAPAAPAVVLDLTSREHEVLALIGRGSANSEIAHALGISEVTVKSHVGHIFTKLGVRDRAAAIVYAFDHGVVSPGQSKV
- a CDS encoding protein kinase domain-containing protein, with the protein product MQAPGSGVGRWFGPYELLSLLGQGGMGEVYEAYDTVKERMVALKLLSDALADDPEYQIRFRRESQVAARLAEPHIIPIHDWGVIDGRLFIDMRLVQGRDLRAILQAEGALGPQRAVEVIEQIAAALDAAHDGGLVHRDVKPANILVTSADFAYLADFGIARHESDTEMTQAGVAIGSYTYMAPERFDSGPVTPRADIYSLACVLHECLTGATPFPASSMGVLIRSHLAEPPPRASVQRTGLPAALDDVIACGMAKDPHDRFATAGDLAVAARAALNSPARPPHPGSAPGEPAATSGVPSPSAPPTGGIPTLVVRLPRDEDAADPTTMLPAIIPGDPTSVRAHEFEFTPFTPDEPEAPEVPSSGIRPFPDAHLYQNQQLHPDADPAQLPDSGPATGGMPVADFYPHDQATRIYGEAGYPLPGDDETTRVFQPVDETPPAAAYSAEEPTRAYRPAEQYPPNPEDHAEPAGRYHDPSPTPPGVGGRYEYGYHPEDPAPAAAPPPPEDPYAAAYEAGYRDSYAANRRERDNTPRGERSRVVPILTGVGVFAVVVIAAVLGIGFLGSGDPAPSSAAGTTRPAAAQAATQTGSPTATSSRSATSTTSTTTTSATTTAGRPDLPADAQPCSASTQGAAQYGSAATGTGVTSCEFAEAVRQAYLDPAAGSADGEPVSVEAVSPVTGQAYTLECVAAGEVVTCRGGNNAVVYIY
- a CDS encoding response regulator transcription factor, which translates into the protein MAITVLIADDQAMVRQGFGALLAAQPDISVVGDAPNGKVAVAESARLRPDVVLMDVRMPEMNGLDAARAILAAGFDPPTRVLMLTTFDIDDYVYEALGLGASGFLLKDAPAEELVRAVRVVAAGEALLAPTVTRRLIAEVTMRRAARRTPSPALSSLTPREREILELVARGMSNTEIATALFIAEQTVKTHVSKVFTKLDLRDRAQAVVLAYESGLVTPG
- a CDS encoding sensor histidine kinase translates to MTERHLTLGGAAEDRTRRVESGAWSDSRVAPPGARAPEKTPRSGPGRASHGDGSVPGWWARTRRRTRDWSARKLPGAPHPLRELPFDYPPKVVVFTDLAFLVIGVVACLQRHEYFPTALPLIALVLLFVSVPTYVLFGIVPRPLPLFAATMVAAALFFVQPVDSDFAPFALMVVIAEIAAIAPKRVSIPLALLAVTQLLVFAFLGQSLWGDHSLRTGVPMYALGILLGWLVGVMLQYQRLFLYQERENQNARAAQAAAAERNRIAREVHDVIAHSLTVTLLHVTAARHALTSDRDVDEAADALVDAERLGRQAMADIRRTVGLLDSAPAAAGVEPGAGDIPALVDDFVNAGLLVTRRFTGDLSIVSAAVGLALYRIGQESLANIAKHAPGADVELSVDVAAGAAVVRVRNSIPRGLPPQLGPGTGVAGMRQRADGLGGRIRIGPDADGWIVRAEFPLHDRPAGVDSDAAAAGFHCPLSDLMGMHDARSGRGDEPRPAT
- a CDS encoding serine/threonine-protein kinase, which gives rise to MLNNGDVFAGFTIERLLGEGGMGAVYLARHPRLGKQTALKLLKPELFADAAIRTRFEREADLAAALDHPGIVTVYDRGAEGDHLWMCMQYIDGADAGTVNALALPPEKAVQIIDGVADALDYAHGMGVLHRDVKPSNILLARANPGQGERVFLTDFGLARLRAETVRLTQTGMFTATLAFASPEQMTGGDMDGRSDQYSLACALYWLLTGMAPFDSPNPADIIHGNLQLAPPPLAVKRPGLPPGLDPVLAKAMAKHPGHRYRTCLEFAAAAAQALTAPPPNYPATESSGPGSAYPGAAAGYPAAPAGSGAPQGAGAGTAPLFPDSGYSGSVAPHAGSATPPGSPAPGVAMDKTGSSSVAPVGAEGRPGEVEHTGARRAVVHAPPAAVGRPGVEQTGGSGVAPGVEHTGGLPVQAAPQQEADRGAAVRGGYGPPPGGFAGPGYHGYHPESGAPVRRRSRAPLIAVAILVPLIVLAVILAGVLVILGTDGSASDNAPAAPGTSTLERTSTGTTDPGESGPDRSPSGEPGDRTRRLFPTLLPQGSELDGFGYQDAMCSLYEAGDQIPVLDVVPVFDDMLEARPWESIWDCRQRPLDTTRLDYTIITYPDAQDAREVFESLPPHDSVAGAKSGEPYTAHFWEEPGDRGRSTANMVVSFGSGVDSPRSNSLLFVRHWGAAPRGDIQQWWSSAPL
- a CDS encoding ATP-dependent 6-phosphofructokinase, which translates into the protein MRIGILTGGGDCPGLNAVIRAVVRTANGRYGDAIVGFEDGWRGLLEDRKVRIQNDDRTDRLLAKGGTMLGTARTNPDVLRAGLGRIRQTLDDNGIEALIPIGGEGTLTAASWLSEEGVPVVGVPKTIDNDIDCTDVTFGHDTALSIATEAIDRLHTTAESHQRVMLIEVMGRHAGWIAVHAGMAAGAHLTLVPEQPFDVTEVCALIKSRFQRGDKHFICVVAEGSHPAPESGFTLREGGVDEFGHERFTGVAQQLGMEIERRIGKEVRTTVLGHVQRGGSPSPYDRVLATRFGLHAAEAVHAGHFGQMVALRGTEIGLVPLHEATKQLKRVPADRYDEARAFFG
- a CDS encoding ABC transporter ATP-binding protein translates to MTQPAMLELTDVVKEYRVGDQPVRALDGIDLRLGTGEFTSVIGPSGSGKSTLLHMLGALDRPDSGSIRFQGAEIGDLDEERQSEFRRHRVGFVFQFFNLLPTLSAWENVAVPKLLDGTGLRKAKPRALELLERVGLAARADHRPAELSGGQMQRVAVARSLIMNPPLILADEPTGNLDSKTGSSILELLAEVAESGNSVVMVTHDRGAVDYCDRVVTLGDGRIGSDERTAAGRTVDA